Proteins encoded within one genomic window of Paraglaciecola psychrophila 170:
- the ggt gene encoding gamma-glutamyltransferase yields the protein MNQYRFLCLFMFTSLMACSSEKAPTEEKKSPVMVVTANPHATEAGLEVLRAGGSAVDAAIAIEAVLSLVEPQSSGLAGGGFMVHFDASENAISVFDGRETAPAAATADMFLDADNKPMGFLDAKNSGLSTGVPGMLAMLSLAHEDQGLLEWSSLFKRASQLATDGFNISPRLYGMLERYGKYIPATLEEGPTEAHEYFFGDNDQPHPVGHLLKNPDYANTLKLIAADVSAFYKGPIAAQIAEMVQRPPRAGRLTVEDIAAYQAVKHHALCQPYKDVQVCGAPPPSSWVAVGMILGILENSHGFSEKGAEDPMNWALFAQAQQLAYADRDQYVADTRQVDVPLQGMLHPDYLAQRAALISKDSAMPSITAGDPWKYNTATTAQVNGIDATQDVHGTTHFVIVDAQGDVVSMTATVESIFGTTRMVGGMFLNNELTDFSFRHTDDKGLPIANAVAPNKKPRSSMSPTIVLDNNGQFLMATGSPGGNNIIAYTAKTLVGVFDWGLSPQDAVDLPNLVARGEKVRLEKDAAPDSLIKALKDFGLNVDASRGENSGLSVILRKPDGTLEGAADKRREGVIGTL from the coding sequence ATGAATCAATACCGTTTTTTGTGTCTGTTTATGTTCACAAGCCTTATGGCATGTTCTAGTGAAAAAGCACCCACGGAAGAAAAAAAATCACCTGTGATGGTGGTAACGGCAAATCCCCACGCCACTGAGGCAGGATTAGAAGTATTAAGAGCAGGCGGCTCTGCTGTTGATGCAGCTATCGCTATCGAAGCGGTACTTAGCTTAGTCGAACCACAAAGTTCTGGATTAGCCGGTGGTGGATTTATGGTGCACTTTGACGCTTCAGAAAATGCAATCTCTGTATTTGATGGCCGTGAAACGGCACCTGCTGCCGCTACTGCAGATATGTTTTTAGATGCAGACAATAAACCTATGGGTTTTCTTGATGCCAAAAACAGCGGTTTGTCTACTGGTGTACCTGGTATGTTAGCAATGTTGTCACTTGCACATGAAGACCAAGGTTTATTAGAATGGAGTTCACTATTTAAGCGTGCCTCCCAGTTGGCAACAGACGGTTTTAATATTTCCCCACGTTTATATGGCATGTTGGAACGCTATGGCAAATATATTCCAGCAACCCTAGAAGAAGGGCCTACTGAGGCCCATGAGTATTTTTTTGGTGACAATGACCAACCTCATCCTGTGGGTCATTTATTAAAAAACCCAGACTATGCCAACACATTAAAATTGATTGCAGCAGATGTGTCGGCATTTTATAAGGGCCCTATTGCGGCGCAAATTGCTGAGATGGTGCAGCGGCCTCCTCGTGCTGGCAGACTGACAGTAGAAGATATAGCCGCTTACCAAGCGGTCAAACATCACGCTTTATGTCAGCCCTATAAAGATGTTCAGGTTTGTGGCGCTCCCCCGCCGTCTTCATGGGTAGCAGTGGGTATGATTTTAGGTATATTAGAAAACAGCCATGGATTCTCAGAAAAAGGCGCTGAAGACCCGATGAACTGGGCGCTATTTGCTCAAGCCCAGCAACTGGCTTATGCCGACAGAGATCAGTATGTCGCTGATACTAGGCAAGTTGATGTGCCACTTCAGGGCATGTTGCACCCTGACTACCTTGCACAACGTGCAGCACTGATATCTAAAGACTCAGCCATGCCGTCTATTACTGCTGGTGATCCTTGGAAATATAACACCGCTACCACTGCTCAGGTCAATGGAATCGATGCCACTCAAGACGTGCACGGTACGACTCATTTTGTCATTGTTGATGCTCAGGGTGACGTTGTATCGATGACTGCAACAGTTGAAAGTATATTCGGCACTACTCGCATGGTAGGTGGCATGTTTTTAAATAATGAATTAACTGACTTTTCCTTTAGGCACACCGATGATAAAGGTTTACCTATTGCTAATGCAGTAGCGCCAAACAAAAAGCCCCGTTCATCTATGTCACCTACCATTGTGTTAGACAATAACGGTCAATTTTTAATGGCTACCGGCTCACCTGGTGGCAACAATATTATCGCCTACACCGCAAAAACATTAGTGGGTGTATTTGACTGGGGATTAAGCCCACAAGACGCCGTAGATCTGCCAAACTTGGTGGCACGGGGTGAAAAAGTGAGACTAGAAAAGGATGCAGCTCCGGATTCTTTAATTAAAGCCTTGAAAGACTTTGGTCTGAACGTTGATGCATCTCGAGGTGAAAATTCAGGTTTGAGCGTCATTTTACGTAAACCAGATGGCACCTTAGAAGGCGCAGCAGATAAACGTCGAGAAGGAGTGATTGGCACTTTATAA
- a CDS encoding M14 family metallopeptidase, with translation MENKDTYAIGQAGVKWGSAEKTQWLALQNVKRSYADDVLSQLDALGNQFDIKEYANLDYVSGSFPLFVLRNLNWDPSKPNVLVTGGVHGYETSGVHGALRFAATASQDFQDRFNLLIVPCVSPWAYETINRWNPNAVDPNRSFCINSPAPESAALINLVSGLEFLMHIDLHETTDTDNSEFRPALGARDAVEHKEWAIPDGFYAVGDTLKPCHEFQKAIIESVEKVTHIAPADESGRLIGETLQQKGVINYATKALGLCAGLTNAQFVSTTEVYPDSPKVDAENCIQAQVAAVTGALDYVSTLLS, from the coding sequence ATGGAAAACAAAGATACCTATGCAATAGGTCAAGCCGGCGTGAAATGGGGCTCTGCAGAAAAAACTCAGTGGTTGGCTTTGCAAAATGTTAAACGCTCTTATGCTGATGATGTGCTGAGTCAATTAGACGCATTAGGAAATCAATTTGATATAAAAGAATACGCAAATTTGGATTATGTATCAGGTTCATTTCCGTTATTTGTACTGAGAAATTTAAACTGGGATCCGTCGAAACCCAATGTATTGGTAACCGGTGGTGTTCATGGTTATGAAACCAGTGGCGTGCATGGTGCGTTACGTTTTGCTGCAACAGCATCTCAGGACTTTCAAGATAGGTTTAATCTTTTGATAGTGCCTTGTGTCAGCCCTTGGGCTTACGAAACTATTAATCGTTGGAACCCAAATGCTGTCGATCCTAATCGGTCATTCTGTATAAATAGCCCCGCACCAGAGTCTGCGGCTTTGATTAATTTGGTTTCAGGCTTAGAATTTCTTATGCATATAGACTTACATGAAACCACAGATACTGATAACTCTGAGTTTAGACCGGCCTTGGGCGCACGAGATGCTGTAGAGCATAAGGAATGGGCTATCCCAGATGGATTTTATGCAGTGGGTGATACCTTAAAACCTTGCCATGAATTTCAGAAAGCCATCATTGAGTCTGTTGAAAAAGTCACCCACATCGCTCCAGCCGATGAGAGTGGAAGGCTAATTGGAGAGACTTTGCAGCAAAAAGGTGTCATTAACTATGCTACTAAGGCTTTAGGTTTATGTGCAGGGTTAACCAATGCCCAGTTTGTAAGTACCACAGAAGTGTACCCAGATAGTCCTAAAGTAGATGCTGAAAACTGCATACAAGCCCAAGTTGCTGCGGTAACTGGTGCCTTGGATTATGTCAGTACTCTTTTAAGCTAA
- a CDS encoding ACT domain-containing protein gives MSGETDLDKLIGSMQPILGEQEYVFASLDKDSPIAVAQLQPLATFYEEEGLTVIVLKTHADASGIPYQGVFQRITLSVHSSLEAVGLTAAVSCALAREGISANVVAAYYHDHIFVPAAKANQALSCLLKLVGNGE, from the coding sequence ATGTCGGGTGAGACAGATTTAGATAAGTTGATTGGCTCTATGCAGCCTATTTTGGGCGAGCAAGAGTATGTGTTCGCTTCATTAGATAAAGATAGCCCCATTGCTGTTGCTCAGTTACAGCCACTGGCTACATTTTATGAGGAAGAAGGGCTAACGGTCATTGTGTTAAAAACCCATGCCGATGCCTCAGGCATACCTTATCAGGGGGTATTTCAGCGTATTACCTTAAGTGTGCATTCTAGTCTTGAAGCTGTTGGACTAACGGCAGCGGTGTCCTGTGCATTGGCCCGCGAAGGAATCAGCGCCAATGTGGTGGCTGCTTATTACCATGATCATATATTTGTGCCAGCTGCTAAGGCAAACCAAGCTTTGTCTTGTCTTCTAAAGTTGGTAGGTAATGGTGAATAA